From the Halorhabdus utahensis DSM 12940 genome, one window contains:
- a CDS encoding ATP-dependent nuclease has translation MQVTEIDIENFRSIPETSIGLGDFNLLIGKNNAGKSNIVKAIYRYRDLVAGNVDISDFYESAVTRGKQPEPIKFSISYQIEEGTRENLIESLSENHEVSASVYDTLMDSESFQKYNHEISIRETGVSHNTINTCLNGSKVELGTLDVSDESVELLDLDELMDKNRSRHQLSDKPSNQINDVIPSSIQGGILGEFSEWKIIAPFRRTEERGVFGADPDLDPTGENLTTFLQSIREDGTGRYSKICKQYEDIMEGVDEVRIETREDGDGNAVPTIRIDEQQSDDIGLDELSSGAKEILILVTQIIVSRSDNSPLYIEEPELHLHPAAEREIYSMITRVAQDYNTQVIVTTHSDVFVDEVNVEDIFSVKRGDYTYIDTVNQGELGEILTDIGYPTSEFLQADRIVFVEGRSDRVVLSNWAKKLDLSFSINGVEPVKFGGDEIFEDGNPYTNEIPDLLGQMGIPYKYVFDSDGEDPDKKESEIASELGLSAAKICVIDGYCIESYLAKPPRALAETLVVEQEEIEEDLPDDPYGVNMKSKFDSLFKKHLGTGYSEEKHGAAVAKKMQPNEISEEMKAMIEDIVTMERR, from the coding sequence ATGCAGGTCACCGAAATTGACATCGAGAATTTTCGTAGTATTCCCGAAACATCTATTGGGCTTGGAGACTTCAATTTATTGATTGGTAAAAATAACGCAGGGAAATCAAATATCGTTAAGGCAATCTATCGGTATCGGGATTTAGTGGCTGGGAATGTGGATATATCTGATTTTTATGAATCAGCTGTAACTCGGGGAAAGCAACCTGAGCCAATCAAGTTTAGCATATCATATCAGATTGAAGAGGGGACTAGAGAGAATCTAATTGAGAGTTTGTCGGAAAACCATGAGGTGTCTGCATCGGTCTATGATACTCTCATGGACAGTGAGTCATTTCAAAAGTACAATCATGAAATATCGATTCGCGAAACTGGCGTCTCACACAATACAATTAACACTTGTCTAAATGGTTCTAAAGTGGAATTGGGGACGCTTGATGTGTCTGACGAGTCTGTTGAATTGCTCGACTTAGATGAATTGATGGACAAGAACCGATCTCGACACCAACTATCTGACAAACCATCAAACCAAATAAATGATGTTATTCCATCTTCGATTCAGGGAGGTATTCTTGGAGAATTTTCTGAGTGGAAGATAATCGCACCATTCCGTAGAACCGAGGAGAGGGGAGTATTTGGGGCGGATCCTGATTTAGATCCCACTGGCGAAAATCTCACAACCTTTCTGCAATCGATTCGAGAAGACGGTACTGGTAGATATAGTAAGATATGCAAACAATATGAAGATATAATGGAGGGCGTAGATGAGGTTCGTATTGAAACACGCGAGGACGGGGATGGTAATGCAGTGCCAACAATTCGGATTGATGAACAGCAATCTGATGATATCGGATTAGATGAGTTATCCTCTGGTGCCAAAGAGATTTTAATATTGGTTACACAAATAATCGTATCTCGATCCGATAACAGTCCCCTCTATATTGAAGAACCGGAACTTCATCTCCATCCCGCTGCTGAACGAGAAATATATTCTATGATCACTCGAGTGGCACAAGATTACAATACACAAGTCATCGTCACCACCCATTCTGATGTCTTTGTAGATGAAGTAAACGTAGAGGATATTTTCTCTGTCAAGCGCGGTGATTACACTTATATCGATACCGTCAACCAAGGTGAGTTAGGCGAAATTCTTACTGACATTGGTTATCCAACAAGCGAGTTTCTTCAAGCAGATCGTATCGTCTTTGTGGAAGGCCGAAGTGATCGTGTTGTACTTAGCAATTGGGCTAAGAAGCTCGATTTGTCGTTTTCGATAAATGGGGTTGAACCTGTCAAGTTTGGAGGAGATGAAATATTTGAAGACGGGAATCCATATACTAACGAGATTCCAGATCTCTTGGGTCAAATGGGAATACCTTATAAGTACGTATTCGATTCGGATGGGGAAGATCCAGACAAGAAGGAATCAGAAATCGCGAGTGAACTGGGCCTCTCGGCCGCAAAAATTTGTGTGATTGACGGCTACTGTATCGAGTCATACTTGGCGAAACCGCCGAGAGCCTTGGCGGAGACGTTGGTTGTAGAACAGGAAGAGATAGAAGAAGACCTACCGGATGACCCCTATGGAGTAAATATGAAATCGAAGTTTGATTCCTTATTTAAAAAACACTTAGGGACTGGGTATAGTGAGGAAAAGCATGGGGCCGCAGTTGCTAAGAAGATGCAGCCAAACGAAATCTCTGAAGAGATGAAAGCGATGATCGAAGATATCGTAACAATGGAGCGAAGATAA
- a CDS encoding Eco57I restriction-modification methylase domain-containing protein — MKGFVKTPDQIAERMVELLFDTSPPTKGDRILFPGVGEGPFIEAVRDYCLDHGHPIPEGIACDTHKGRLEKARSQFENAPVQFEVFDFLDSERDIGEFDYIIGNPPYVPITEIDESKKDNYRNCFKTAAGRFDLYILFFERALNLLNDGGRLAFITPEKFEYTETANVLRQQFSSYHLQRLEHVSEDSFPSHTTYPTISIVSNTPSNGTKVVPRQGNTREVSLPFDGSRWSQLVRDIDPDLDLTGVSLGDITERISPGMATGADSVFVFSQGEAPSEFDQWSVPTISGKELEQQSISRSVDPTAEFLCPYDDSGNLIDESDLDTFGEWLNDVHRSRLEERSCFQKGRREWYAWHENPPMDQMLQEKILFRDITDSPRFWLDERGDIVPRHSVYYLIPKDSVDIVELQSYLNTDKVERWLRATCDHARNGYLRLQSKVLEDLPVPKRLSSNHQTELTSSSSDSLTDSSKVNATEQTDDD, encoded by the coding sequence ATGAAGGGGTTCGTTAAAACGCCAGATCAGATTGCTGAGCGAATGGTAGAACTTCTTTTCGATACGTCCCCCCCTACCAAAGGAGATAGAATTCTTTTCCCTGGCGTAGGAGAAGGGCCATTTATTGAAGCGGTCCGCGATTACTGTCTTGACCACGGGCATCCTATTCCAGAGGGGATTGCTTGTGATACCCACAAAGGCCGACTTGAGAAGGCTCGTAGTCAGTTTGAGAATGCACCTGTTCAATTTGAAGTATTTGATTTCTTGGATAGTGAGCGCGATATTGGGGAATTCGATTATATTATCGGAAATCCGCCTTATGTTCCCATCACAGAAATCGACGAATCAAAGAAAGATAACTACCGCAACTGTTTCAAAACTGCGGCAGGCCGGTTTGATCTATATATTTTGTTTTTCGAGCGAGCTCTCAATTTGCTCAATGACGGAGGGAGGCTGGCATTTATCACCCCAGAAAAATTCGAATACACGGAGACAGCTAACGTTCTGCGGCAGCAATTTTCTTCATATCATTTACAGCGATTAGAGCACGTGAGTGAGGACTCGTTTCCGAGCCACACGACATACCCAACAATATCCATTGTTAGTAACACGCCTTCCAATGGGACGAAAGTAGTACCTCGACAGGGAAATACACGTGAGGTTTCCCTTCCATTTGATGGGTCCCGGTGGTCACAGCTGGTTCGAGATATTGATCCAGACCTTGATTTGACTGGTGTTTCATTGGGCGATATTACGGAGCGAATTAGCCCCGGAATGGCGACAGGAGCAGATTCTGTATTTGTATTTTCACAGGGGGAAGCACCTTCTGAGTTTGACCAGTGGAGTGTACCGACTATTTCGGGAAAAGAACTCGAGCAACAGTCGATTTCCAGAAGCGTTGATCCAACTGCAGAATTCCTTTGTCCGTATGATGACTCAGGTAACCTCATCGATGAATCGGATCTTGATACATTTGGCGAATGGCTCAATGACGTGCACCGGTCAAGACTAGAAGAAAGATCGTGCTTTCAGAAGGGGAGGCGAGAGTGGTATGCATGGCATGAAAACCCACCGATGGATCAGATGCTGCAGGAGAAAATTCTCTTTCGAGATATCACTGATAGTCCCCGATTCTGGTTAGATGAGCGAGGAGACATTGTTCCGCGCCATTCCGTGTATTATCTCATTCCGAAGGATAGCGTTGATATAGTAGAATTACAGTCATATCTAAATACGGATAAAGTCGAACGATGGCTGCGAGCTACCTGTGATCATGCTCGCAATGGCTACCTTCGACTCCAATCCAAGGTACTTGAAGATCTTCCAGTCCCAAAGCGCCTTTCCAGTAACCATCAAACTGAACTCACATCATCTAGTTCAGACAGCTTGACCGACAGTTCAAAGGTGAACGCAACTGAGCAAACGGACGATGACTGA
- a CDS encoding AlbA family DNA-binding domain-containing protein has product MTDSDHFCELPGQVLKLFQQGDYSGQGRKQTDVICEAVGRDILSRSDILLEAAREGELVAERNYSPSGHSFYHDVDYVIGTPTEPPQRQISGAAELNAGSVDDVWFALNVESLVSSVGKNWINRGKEIHSFYLGVYDTAPLAATGSIIVLNVGDLSRDPEEIINGYREFEFADGSIAQSLDSLAIIPIRYDEEAPQEAELETGLLSEEDQLHYSSFSDLLSAALEQRFQGEFRVSPDSVKTVLSRQESEVLEFKEQLPNHRDKVAQEVAALANNEGGTILIGVDDSGTPVGLDSIDQVEETVANVLSNDLSNVIRDIEKARVDGTDILIINVDRAIEVPVDVDGTFFVRTGTTTDRLTGREILDGFPREVGRHDGI; this is encoded by the coding sequence ATGACTGATTCAGACCACTTTTGTGAACTCCCGGGACAGGTCCTGAAGTTATTCCAGCAAGGAGATTACTCCGGCCAAGGACGCAAGCAAACCGACGTGATCTGCGAGGCAGTGGGAAGGGACATATTATCAAGGAGTGACATCCTGCTTGAAGCAGCTCGGGAAGGTGAGTTAGTCGCTGAACGAAATTATTCCCCGTCCGGACACAGTTTCTATCACGATGTTGATTACGTGATTGGTACTCCAACAGAGCCTCCACAACGACAGATATCGGGCGCAGCTGAACTAAATGCGGGAAGCGTTGATGATGTCTGGTTTGCCCTGAACGTTGAATCGCTCGTTTCTTCGGTGGGCAAAAATTGGATAAATCGTGGTAAAGAGATTCACTCCTTCTATCTTGGAGTCTATGATACCGCTCCACTTGCGGCGACTGGGAGTATTATTGTATTGAACGTTGGGGATCTGTCTCGGGACCCTGAAGAGATAATCAATGGATATCGGGAGTTCGAGTTTGCTGATGGGTCAATTGCACAGAGTTTAGATTCGCTCGCAATCATCCCGATCCGGTACGATGAGGAAGCACCGCAAGAGGCTGAATTGGAAACTGGTCTCCTCTCGGAGGAAGACCAGTTACACTACTCCTCATTTTCGGATCTACTTTCCGCAGCGCTTGAGCAACGATTCCAGGGGGAATTCCGAGTCTCCCCAGACAGCGTGAAAACAGTCCTTTCACGGCAAGAAAGCGAAGTTCTCGAATTCAAAGAACAGCTGCCGAATCACCGTGATAAAGTCGCTCAAGAAGTAGCCGCGCTCGCAAATAATGAAGGTGGGACCATTCTGATCGGTGTTGATGATTCCGGAACCCCAGTTGGTCTTGATTCTATCGATCAGGTGGAAGAAACGGTAGCGAATGTTCTGAGCAACGATCTCTCAAACGTCATCCGAGACATTGAGAAAGCTCGCGTCGATGGAACAGATATCCTTATCATCAACGTGGACCGAGCAATTGAAGTTCCGGTTGACGTTGACGGGACGTTCTTCGTACGAACCGGAACTACGACTGACAGACTGACGGGGCGAGAAATTCTGGATGGGTTCCCACGAGAAGTTGGACGGCATGACGGGATTTAG
- a CDS encoding DEAD/DEAH box helicase, whose product MATRLNPFDALDEVQTSYRDYVETFQNVDDDTIEAWIDERINTGKVLWKEPFVQLNERFQTGRSLHEFVDEGSLHSGVLDVFDDESGEPIEPYKHQSEAIESIREGNTIVSTGTGSGKSFAFGIPIVSHCLEAIDRGEEGIKAVIVYPMNALANSQYEEFAERLDGSGLKLGLYTGDTPTDPDSEAEFLNQFGRDEPYDCEVVSREELREDPPDILMTNYVMLDYILTRHQDKELFPPEHDGALEFLVLDEIHTYTGHQGADVAALIRRLREHTGAGEGLTCIGTSATVQSEEGLDADEEIAEFSERIFGSPVDPDRVIGESHYTLELTGDANLPERVEVTQADIQRFDGSADEATKLAERITERSLRKEETKSAKAIGEVLLDHPTVAFLDEQLSTQSQQIQPSGEAAEQAEESLVEEYRENFRPAATADEARRELQAALLAGTVGTTEVQGDQQPIFVPKLHSFFSQGSGLVACLTEETLEDEEPHLSDAGDLQCRHCAREYDRDIKAFPLSFCRACGQEYYTVVRDDHGHLAPREVSDLSVEDDETAGYVMRGEWDREETPLPADWFDDDDVLRDTWVDAVPEPATYCPQHNRLTDGHLESGQLDCGCFATQGIQVMWTEAEFLFCGNCGVSHTRMGRAMELSKMFKFGTVGRSTATDVLIGSTMQELPDPQQKTIAFSDNRQDTALQAAHLNNLYQRVKFRRALYGALQENGRVSLADIGNRTFDVLDSNDALPDGLQTTRFGVPDDEKGRYSRYLEFHTLLELRKSQQRGQQSLEDVGLIDVEYEHLEDLAEIDEAWEDVPELADADPAVRHEYCKAFLDLFRRTAALNHNIFTNFGDFRRDVINNLDDDAQFHKQQFFRFPEGFSDSADTSGTEQIHRFTHWRSRHVKWTTRALDVDSDRAVEVIKGVRDLLSNPDELPLLVEAPIYRGRKAYMLNSGLVKLVPHDPSDVSVCPKCKTVVTRDRLEMCLNSSCGNVTPEQTDLRDSYFHELYTLSFDEAVDIFAAEHSGQIEGELRKELETQFREDGNLNTIVCTPTMELGIDIGDLSNVFMRNVPPNPSNYAQRSGRAGRQDQPSLVTTFCGSGFGRASHDQYFYQRPERIIAGEISPPTFLLNNRDLLKAHINALVLEVIDFKLQGKIKQILDIKATENSYELYGSYRDDLESAVESNRDEIIQAVKQAFSRERQHTEYTDWFTDEFIEERVDEFVGNFDEAFDPWRIEYSRLTRELRRLNKKLGAEGGEYLERQERDAIERRLENMRDGGKRFYSYQYLRSQGFLPNYGFPRSNCTLGFTTLEDDIQRDEAQAIREFAPGNHVYYRGERHGVKYARPKTRDAEPVTRHKIVCPACETILMGDDAQEAAGCPACGETFDGVHTNPNAMELPDQRARPEENITSDDEERQREGYDIEQYYERRNATEYELAGDGVSAHVTYESNARIVTVNSGIRGRDDDELQGFALCTECNRWLTSYNQIEGHVDDGCYANADEDAVREGIELYTEGGHDTVTVTTPLPGQVDENRSESFFHTLKEALYQGILVEFDLDEQELSTFIKPAPGDHGDLTIVIHETSEGGAGALHDLTDPTKNRFARAIREALDVLHANDPDGCERACYECLMSYYNQREHPLFDRELVMPWLRGAQSLTLNPIDRTYDEERYQDLRSTCESSLELDVLERVRDEGYPLPDEAQKTIYDGEEPVVEADFFYESAGRPQPIAVFVDGPDHQKEHVRAGDEEKRQRLLQMNYRYFSVSSPSEVPDLWEQI is encoded by the coding sequence ATGGCCACCCGTCTCAATCCTTTCGACGCACTCGACGAAGTCCAAACCTCGTATCGGGATTACGTCGAGACGTTCCAGAACGTCGACGACGATACGATTGAAGCCTGGATCGACGAGCGGATCAACACTGGCAAGGTTCTCTGGAAGGAGCCGTTCGTCCAGCTGAACGAGCGATTCCAGACGGGTCGATCCCTACACGAATTCGTCGATGAAGGATCGCTCCACTCCGGCGTCCTCGATGTCTTCGATGACGAGAGCGGTGAACCGATCGAACCGTACAAGCACCAGTCAGAAGCGATCGAATCGATTCGCGAGGGGAACACGATCGTCTCAACTGGCACGGGGTCGGGGAAGAGCTTCGCGTTCGGCATCCCGATCGTCAGCCACTGCCTCGAGGCTATCGACCGAGGCGAGGAGGGGATCAAGGCCGTCATCGTCTATCCGATGAACGCCCTGGCGAACTCGCAGTACGAGGAGTTCGCCGAACGACTCGATGGGTCTGGTCTCAAGCTCGGTCTCTACACGGGGGACACACCCACGGATCCCGACAGCGAGGCGGAGTTCCTCAATCAATTCGGTCGTGACGAGCCGTACGACTGTGAGGTCGTCTCCCGGGAGGAACTCCGCGAGGATCCGCCGGACATCCTGATGACCAACTACGTGATGCTGGACTACATTCTGACTCGTCATCAGGATAAGGAACTCTTCCCGCCTGAGCACGACGGTGCCCTCGAGTTCCTTGTCCTCGACGAGATCCACACCTACACCGGCCATCAGGGGGCCGACGTCGCGGCCCTCATCCGGCGACTGCGTGAGCACACTGGCGCGGGCGAAGGGCTGACCTGCATCGGGACCTCAGCGACCGTCCAGAGCGAGGAGGGCCTGGACGCCGACGAGGAGATTGCCGAGTTCTCCGAACGGATCTTCGGATCGCCCGTCGATCCGGACCGAGTCATTGGCGAGTCTCACTATACTCTCGAGCTGACCGGGGATGCGAATCTCCCCGAACGCGTCGAAGTAACTCAGGCGGACATCCAGCGGTTCGATGGATCTGCGGATGAGGCGACCAAACTTGCAGAACGGATCACCGAGCGATCGCTCCGAAAGGAAGAAACGAAATCCGCCAAAGCCATTGGAGAGGTTCTCCTCGATCACCCCACCGTTGCCTTCCTCGACGAACAGCTTAGCACCCAGAGTCAACAGATCCAACCGTCCGGGGAAGCCGCCGAACAAGCGGAAGAATCGCTCGTTGAGGAATACCGCGAGAACTTCCGGCCTGCTGCGACAGCTGATGAAGCTCGTCGAGAACTCCAAGCTGCCTTACTTGCGGGCACCGTCGGAACGACGGAGGTCCAAGGCGACCAACAACCGATCTTCGTGCCGAAACTCCACTCGTTCTTTAGCCAGGGCTCTGGGTTGGTCGCGTGTCTCACCGAGGAAACGCTCGAGGACGAAGAGCCCCATTTAAGCGACGCTGGAGACCTTCAGTGTCGTCATTGTGCTCGGGAATACGACCGGGATATCAAGGCCTTCCCGCTGTCCTTCTGCCGCGCCTGTGGCCAGGAATACTACACTGTAGTCCGTGACGACCATGGCCACCTGGCGCCACGTGAGGTGAGCGATCTCAGTGTCGAAGACGACGAGACAGCAGGATACGTCATGCGAGGGGAGTGGGACCGGGAAGAGACACCGCTCCCGGCCGATTGGTTCGATGACGACGATGTCCTCAGGGACACCTGGGTCGATGCAGTTCCTGAACCAGCTACCTACTGTCCCCAACATAATCGCCTGACTGACGGCCACCTCGAGAGCGGACAGCTCGATTGTGGTTGTTTCGCCACGCAAGGAATTCAGGTAATGTGGACGGAGGCGGAGTTCCTCTTCTGTGGCAACTGCGGGGTAAGTCACACGCGAATGGGTCGTGCGATGGAGCTCTCGAAGATGTTCAAGTTCGGGACAGTCGGTCGATCGACCGCGACTGACGTCCTCATCGGCTCGACGATGCAGGAATTGCCCGACCCTCAACAGAAGACGATCGCCTTCAGCGACAATCGACAGGACACCGCATTGCAGGCTGCCCACCTCAATAATCTCTATCAGCGGGTGAAGTTCCGCCGTGCGCTCTACGGTGCGTTGCAGGAAAACGGTCGTGTGAGCCTCGCTGATATCGGAAACCGTACCTTCGACGTCTTAGATAGCAATGATGCACTACCTGATGGCCTCCAAACTACCCGGTTCGGCGTTCCTGACGACGAGAAGGGGAGATATAGCCGATATCTGGAGTTCCATACGCTGCTCGAACTCAGGAAAAGCCAGCAACGTGGTCAGCAGAGCCTCGAAGACGTCGGTCTCATCGATGTTGAGTATGAGCACCTCGAGGATCTCGCGGAAATCGACGAAGCCTGGGAAGACGTGCCGGAATTAGCTGACGCCGACCCGGCTGTCAGACACGAATATTGTAAGGCATTCCTCGACTTGTTCCGGCGAACTGCGGCGCTCAATCACAACATTTTCACCAACTTCGGTGATTTCCGGAGGGACGTCATCAACAATCTCGATGACGATGCGCAGTTTCACAAGCAGCAATTCTTCAGGTTCCCTGAAGGATTCAGTGACTCAGCAGACACAAGTGGCACTGAACAAATTCACCGGTTTACCCACTGGCGATCTCGCCACGTCAAGTGGACGACTAGGGCACTAGATGTCGATTCGGATCGAGCTGTCGAGGTCATTAAAGGAGTTCGAGATCTCCTAAGCAATCCCGATGAGCTTCCCCTTCTGGTGGAAGCGCCCATCTATCGCGGGCGCAAAGCCTACATGCTCAACTCCGGGCTCGTTAAGTTGGTTCCGCACGATCCGAGTGATGTTTCGGTTTGTCCGAAGTGTAAGACCGTCGTTACTCGAGATCGTCTCGAGATGTGCCTCAACAGTAGCTGTGGAAACGTAACGCCCGAGCAGACCGACCTCCGCGATTCGTACTTTCACGAGCTGTATACCCTCTCCTTCGACGAAGCGGTGGACATCTTCGCAGCCGAACACAGTGGCCAGATCGAAGGAGAGCTTCGGAAGGAATTAGAGACCCAGTTCCGCGAGGACGGGAACCTGAACACGATTGTATGCACTCCGACTATGGAGCTGGGGATCGATATCGGAGATCTTTCGAACGTCTTTATGCGTAACGTGCCGCCGAATCCCAGCAATTACGCCCAACGCTCGGGTCGAGCAGGTCGTCAGGACCAACCGTCGCTTGTGACCACATTCTGTGGAAGTGGCTTCGGTCGTGCTTCGCATGATCAGTATTTCTACCAACGTCCGGAGCGGATCATCGCTGGTGAAATCTCACCACCGACGTTTCTCCTCAACAACCGAGATCTCCTGAAAGCACATATCAACGCCCTCGTGCTCGAAGTCATCGACTTCAAGCTACAGGGAAAGATCAAACAGATCTTGGATATCAAAGCAACCGAAAACAGTTACGAGCTATATGGGAGTTATCGTGACGACTTGGAATCTGCGGTAGAATCGAACCGTGACGAAATCATCCAGGCCGTCAAACAAGCCTTCAGCAGAGAGCGTCAACACACGGAGTACACTGACTGGTTCACCGACGAATTTATCGAGGAACGTGTCGATGAGTTCGTTGGCAATTTTGACGAAGCCTTCGATCCGTGGCGAATTGAATACAGTCGGCTGACCAGAGAACTTCGTCGGTTGAACAAGAAACTCGGTGCCGAAGGCGGGGAATACCTTGAACGGCAGGAGCGGGACGCGATCGAACGTCGCCTGGAAAACATGCGGGATGGAGGGAAGCGATTCTACTCCTACCAGTATCTTCGCTCACAGGGTTTCCTACCGAATTATGGCTTCCCTCGATCGAACTGCACACTTGGATTCACGACGCTCGAAGACGATATTCAGCGGGACGAGGCACAGGCGATCCGCGAATTCGCTCCCGGAAATCACGTGTACTACCGCGGGGAACGACATGGCGTCAAGTACGCCAGGCCGAAGACTCGCGATGCCGAACCGGTTACGCGCCATAAGATCGTTTGTCCTGCTTGTGAGACGATTCTGATGGGTGATGATGCACAAGAGGCGGCTGGCTGCCCGGCCTGTGGAGAGACGTTCGACGGAGTTCACACGAACCCGAACGCAATGGAACTCCCGGACCAGCGGGCCCGCCCGGAGGAAAACATCACCAGTGATGACGAGGAGAGACAGAGGGAAGGCTATGACATCGAACAATACTATGAACGCCGGAATGCGACCGAGTACGAACTTGCGGGCGATGGGGTTTCAGCCCATGTGACTTATGAATCGAATGCGCGGATAGTCACGGTCAATTCCGGAATCCGGGGCAGAGACGACGACGAGCTTCAGGGCTTTGCCCTGTGTACGGAGTGTAACCGATGGCTCACGAGTTATAATCAGATCGAAGGCCACGTTGACGACGGCTGCTATGCGAATGCAGACGAGGACGCAGTTCGCGAGGGTATCGAACTCTACACAGAGGGCGGACATGATACCGTGACCGTGACGACGCCCTTACCCGGCCAGGTGGATGAAAACCGGTCGGAATCCTTCTTCCACACACTTAAAGAAGCTCTTTATCAGGGAATTCTCGTCGAATTCGATCTTGATGAACAAGAGCTTTCGACCTTCATTAAGCCAGCGCCAGGCGATCATGGCGACCTTACTATCGTAATTCACGAGACAAGTGAAGGCGGTGCTGGTGCGCTACACGATCTAACTGATCCAACGAAGAATCGCTTTGCTCGGGCAATTCGAGAGGCACTTGATGTACTTCACGCCAATGATCCCGATGGATGCGAGCGGGCCTGTTACGAGTGCTTGATGTCCTACTATAATCAGCGTGAACATCCACTGTTCGATAGAGAGTTAGTCATGCCATGGCTTCGAGGAGCACAGTCGTTGACCCTGAATCCGATTGATCGCACTTATGACGAGGAGAGATACCAGGATCTCAGGAGTACTTGTGAATCTAGCTTAGAACTCGATGTCCTCGAACGTGTCCGAGACGAAGGCTATCCCCTTCCTGATGAGGCACAAAAGACGATATATGACGGGGAAGAACCAGTAGTTGAAGCCGACTTTTTCTATGAGTCTGCAGGACGACCACAACCCATTGCAGTATTCGTCGATGGCCCGGACCATCAGAAAGAACACGTCCGAGCAGGCGACGAGGAAAAGCGCCAGAGGTTGCTACAGATGAATTATCGATATTTTAGCGTCTCATCACCAAGCGAAGTCCCCGATCTCTGGGAGCAGATATAG